The sequence TGTCACCATACAAGCACTCACCCAAACACAGTAACACCTTACCTCACCAGAAGGCTTCAGGCATCTGCCCATAAACAGTAACACCATGgcacttcagaaggctgcaagagTCTGCTCCTCTTGTTCtttagcccagccttttatcccctgctgttgatgcactgcacctgtgtgccctctgctccctttgatggttggtcagtgcccctgggctctccatggctcattgctgtcagtgctgctcacctgctgctcacagctgtgcccattgAGGCTCAGCCCCACTCTCaattaccacaaactgtgtgcctacacAAAGGCATGAGCAAGGTAGCCAGGCTGTCTGTACAAGGCATGGAGCATAGCCTGTAGAGAGGTAGTTGCCCTGAGCAGCAAGTCACAAACTGCTAGAAGCCAGCTGGGTTTGCTTGTCACATCTTCAGTTTAGGCAATAGTTTGTGGCACTCGAGTCACAGCTTTTGTGAATTGATTGCACTCAACACCCAGTGACTCCCTCTTTTTCCAGGAGCCTGTGGGTGCAAGGGAATAGTGCAAATACCCAGGGTTTATCCTAAAGCTCAGCATTTGCCCTGGAAACAGAAGACCAAAGCTCAGGTTTCTTCTCTGCCTGGGGAATTTCAAACCCATGGATCTCAGTTTATCAGCAGCTCAAACCACTCCAACAACCTCCTGCTGAAACCACCACCACTGCGCGGGGGAAGAATTCCCTGTTTGTAATAACTCATTTTCCCTAatttctcccttctcccaggTACAATGAGTTTTACTTTCTGACTCACCCGGCCCTGTTCATTAACAATCACTTCCCAGACAACAGTAACTGGCAGCTCCTTAAGCCCACGCTGACGCTCAAGGAGTTTGAGAACAACATGCTGCACAACAGCAACTTCTACacgctggggctgctggccgCCCGCCCGGACACCCCAATCATCCAAACAGGTAACGGAGAGGCCATGGAGCATCTGCCCTCATGTGCATCTTCCCACATGTGCATCTTCCCACATGTGCATCTTCCCACACCCAACACACACCACCGTGCACCTCCTCAGGCAATGCTGAGTGAGTCTAGCAGCTCTTTTAACATAAAACCACTCAGGTGCCACAACTGAACATTTAAACCCCCCTCCCTTGGATCAAGAGCTGCAGGAATTTAACTGGATGGCTAATTTGTGAATGCTAAAAACAGAGTCAAAACTTATGGACATCAACATTTTAGAATGTAATGAAGACTTCAAGCTGTTTGGGAACAGGCTCACAGGGAGGTGGATTAATCTCATTCTACATACTGGAGAGTTCCTGCAATTTGaagctcctgggagcagctaCTGGGCTGGCAATCAGGTCTAATCACCTCTAATTCAGCTCTCCATGATCACAGAATTCCataatggtttgagttggaagggaccttagagcccatctcattccaaccccccaccatgggcagggacaccttctactagaccaggttgccccaaaccccatccaatctggcctGATGGTACTTTCAGTTACATTTCACACAGGCTTTCACATTCTAGCTGACCACAGCTCCATGTCAGGGTGTATCAGAACGGTATAAATGCACATCTCCCAAACAAAGGCCACTCTCATTCTTTCTGAGGGACACTGGTCTAAGCGGACAGATGACAAGCTGTGACCTGCCAGTTGCAGCTCTTGGTTTTACTTCTAGAGAAACAGCAATTTACTGGGCCAGATTAACCTTCTCAGAACAGGGGGTACATTAGGGTTAAAAACTGACACTCCTATGCAGCctcttttcttttgtatttcccAGTAAATGGAAAAGCCTCTGTGTCCGTGGACTGCCGTTCTGGCACGTTATTTATGTTTAAGCTGAAGGGAACAGATGAACACGGTTTGATGACTTTGAAACGACACGGAATGGAGCTGGATATCTACCCACAGCAGACAGGGAGCCACAAGCTGGAGATCTTTGCCAAGCCCTCCAAGGCTGAGGCTGCGGATGACGTCTACAAGTGCGTGCTGGAGTACGTGGTGGAGTGCGAGTCCGTGGACAAGGCCATGCGCTTCCCCAAGGAGCTGCACCAGCCCGTGGGGCCCAGCTGGTTCTCCGAGCGCCAGGGCTTCCTGCGGCCATCCCACAGCCAGCCCATCCTGCACACCAACGACGGGCGCTGCTCCCTCACCTTCACCCTGAGCAAAGACATCAGCGTGCTGACCTCGCTGCACACcgatggcagcagcagcctcagcgaGGACATGGGCAGGCGGCACGTGCTGCAGATCCACCGCAGGAACCAGATCGAGCTGAAGGTCCATCTCCCGCACGCAGGGAACTTCGTGCTCAAAATCTACTCCAAGAAGAAGTCGGACCCTGGTAATTACGATTACATCTTCAACTACCTCATCAGGTGCCTGAACACAGAGGTGAAGTGGCCAGCCTTCCCCCAGAGCTACAGCAAGTGGCTGCAAGACTACGAGATCCTGGAGCCGCTCTCGGGCCTGCTGCCGGCCAACCGCAACGTGCAGTTCAAACTCAAAATGCACGGCGTCGCCAAGGTGCTGGTCCAGGCTGAGAACACCTACCCTCTGACCCAGAACAAGGGCTGCTGGGAGGGAACCTGCAACACCTCGGGGTGCAGAGAGGTGTTTGTGATGGTGCACGAGAACGCCAACCACAGCTTCTACTCGCACGTCCTCAAATACGAAGTTGAGACCCAGTAACACCCACTCCTTGTTCTTTCACTCACCTGCATGAACTGACCTCCCCAACatgccccaaaccagcacagctTTAGGAGATTGCTCATTCTCTCAACCAAATCTGTTCTTTCAACAAATGCAGGACAACACTTGCAGGCTTTTGCCAGACTGCAGGTTCAAAGATGGTCAAGGAAGCAGAAAATCCTGTTAaaaagaggagcagcagtggaAGACATGAGATAAAACCATCACCTACATTTCAGTAACGCTGTCCAGACAAATATTTAGAAGAATACAACTGACTGTCTGCAGGGCAttctgtgccagcagggattGCTGGTTTCCAAGTTACGGACCATAAGAAAAGTCTTACGAGGGCTACTCCAAGAATTCACCTAGTTGTGGGGCAGGATGAAGAAAGTGTACCCTGGTTTTGAGCAGCAACATTGGACATGAGGAACTTCAGGATATTTAAACCAACGTTCATTATAACTGTAGTCAAGTTGCAAAATACATCCGAGGAGAGAGAAGAGTTAGGAAGAAGATACAACATGAAGTTTCCTTGTGCACTTCACTGTCTTACAGATTTCAATAATActggaaaaatactttttacaCTGACTCTTAAATAcaata comes from Agelaius phoeniceus isolate bAgePho1 chromosome 10, bAgePho1.hap1, whole genome shotgun sequence and encodes:
- the KY gene encoding kyphoscoliosis peptidase, with translation MGTMDFKTDASAVTINLLLIVRPEEAASKEKGQREGQTEGGRGAGSKGDGNGNSRSQPPQGTGLNGRRGPTDPCEQTPPITAGPDKGTQVTVEIHHEDTSPQLIKRLSLGKGSQRLRGHDNKGFQKTEAPRPPGAKDLHAYPWDKSSLKSMPVDLQQLEKLDAYALKVNVTNSVEELVKALLKQARTDLEKVRAIWMWICHHIEYDVVGYHNKSQLSSKPRDVLQMGKSICEGYAELFEHMCSLAGIQCKKLSGHAKGHGYKTGQTFTGDSDHAWNAVYLEGRWHLLDSTWGSGSVDDSFTKFTYRYNEFYFLTHPALFINNHFPDNSNWQLLKPTLTLKEFENNMLHNSNFYTLGLLAARPDTPIIQTVNGKASVSVDCRSGTLFMFKLKGTDEHGLMTLKRHGMELDIYPQQTGSHKLEIFAKPSKAEAADDVYKCVLEYVVECESVDKAMRFPKELHQPVGPSWFSERQGFLRPSHSQPILHTNDGRCSLTFTLSKDISVLTSLHTDGSSSLSEDMGRRHVLQIHRRNQIELKVHLPHAGNFVLKIYSKKKSDPGNYDYIFNYLIRCLNTEVKWPAFPQSYSKWLQDYEILEPLSGLLPANRNVQFKLKMHGVAKVLVQAENTYPLTQNKGCWEGTCNTSGCREVFVMVHENANHSFYSHVLKYEVETQ